The following coding sequences are from one Sphingomonadaceae bacterium OTU29LAMAA1 window:
- a CDS encoding FAD-dependent oxidoreductase, translated as MDEPALPMECDLLVIGGGMAGMSAAGWAAENGARVIVLEKAGALGGSAVLSGGVFWTASSHGKMALYGGGDPELARVVFDTYGSALARLRERGIEVSPRLDVLHGQGYQIDIAAHIRGCADLVEQHGGFIALDTETTALTRDPNGAVVGATAHHVDGDIVIHAAGTIIATGGFQASPDLRERYIHPHARDMLLRSNPISDGGGLRLGEAAGGEVAGRNRRFYGHLVSGSDRWNDERLYVALSQYHSDRALLFNTAGERFCDETLGDHVNTYETLVQPGARALCVWDSRVHASYATVPVVSVGVADDKFDVAMAHGGEGRIAADLDGIRQFADSVGFDGGRIIAAMARFNHDARHGWENQRPPRSEDNRPIDKPPFYALVVHPAITFTFGGLTIDADAHVLRADGSRVPGLFAAGADAAGAYGSGYAGGLALAMTFGIAAARSAGWA; from the coding sequence ATGGACGAGCCCGCGCTCCCGATGGAATGCGATCTGCTGGTGATCGGCGGCGGCATGGCCGGGATGTCGGCCGCCGGCTGGGCTGCCGAAAACGGAGCGCGGGTCATCGTGCTGGAAAAGGCGGGAGCGCTCGGCGGATCCGCCGTTCTGTCGGGTGGTGTATTCTGGACCGCCAGCTCGCATGGCAAGATGGCACTCTACGGCGGTGGAGACCCGGAACTGGCGCGTGTGGTGTTCGACACCTATGGCAGCGCTCTCGCACGGTTGCGCGAGCGCGGCATCGAGGTGTCGCCGCGGCTCGACGTCCTGCACGGGCAGGGCTACCAGATCGACATCGCCGCCCATATCCGTGGCTGCGCCGATCTGGTCGAGCAGCATGGTGGTTTCATCGCCCTCGACACCGAGACGACCGCGCTGACCCGCGACCCCAATGGGGCCGTCGTCGGCGCGACGGCGCATCACGTGGATGGCGATATCGTCATCCACGCCGCGGGTACGATCATCGCGACGGGGGGCTTCCAGGCCTCGCCCGACCTGCGCGAACGCTACATCCATCCCCACGCACGCGACATGCTGTTGCGTTCCAACCCGATCAGCGACGGCGGCGGCCTGCGGCTCGGCGAGGCGGCTGGCGGCGAGGTCGCGGGACGAAACCGGCGCTTCTACGGGCATCTGGTCAGCGGCTCGGATCGGTGGAACGATGAACGCCTGTATGTGGCGTTGTCGCAATATCATTCGGACCGTGCGCTGCTGTTCAATACCGCGGGCGAGCGGTTCTGCGACGAGACGCTGGGAGATCACGTCAACACCTACGAGACCCTGGTCCAGCCCGGCGCGCGTGCCCTGTGCGTGTGGGACAGCCGCGTTCATGCCTCCTATGCCACGGTGCCCGTCGTCTCGGTCGGCGTCGCCGACGACAAGTTCGATGTCGCCATGGCGCACGGTGGCGAAGGTCGGATAGCGGCCGATCTCGACGGCATACGGCAGTTCGCCGACAGCGTCGGGTTCGATGGTGGTCGCATCATCGCAGCGATGGCGCGCTTCAATCACGATGCGCGCCACGGCTGGGAAAACCAGCGTCCGCCGCGCAGCGAGGACAATCGCCCGATCGACAAGCCACCGTTCTACGCCCTGGTCGTCCATCCGGCGATCACATTTACCTTCGGCGGATTGACCATCGACGCCGATGCCCATGTCTTGCGGGCAGATGGATCGCGGGTGCCCGGCCTGTTCGCTGCGGGTGCTGACGCGGCGGGAGCCTATGGCAGCGGCTATGCCGGAGGCCTCGCTTTGGCGATGACGTTCGGTATCGCCGCGGCGCGTTCGGCGGGGTGGGCATGA
- a CDS encoding MFS transporter — MTAVLHIDTPAEARQRRMALFALFVVSAFNYFDRTILSVLQIPIKTELGLSDGQLGALTGFTFALFYATLSLPIARLADRYNRRIIVAISLAIWSAMTALCGFATGFASLAFFRIGVAIGEAGSVPASVSLIADYYPPHRRAMAVSVWGLALPAGLLIGYGSIGALANAVGWRLAFAIVGGIGVLIAPLVLAMVGNPIRGRLDGAGAKAAAVPPLPLGQALALLWRTPAYRWVAIAGMFHGFSQYAMMTWNAPFFVRTHHLSLRDVSFLMALLSGVAGAIGMYGSGWLTDRLAIHDRRWRVWIMGASVAATVPCALVQYLASSTNVSIVAAGFSSMLMIAYYGPIVAATQSAVPPTMRAFGNAMLLLTFNLFGLGLGPLAAGALSDWLNPTFGDDALRYALVLVLAPSVLAAGLFFYAGRYWQNETVADKEPLHA, encoded by the coding sequence ATGACGGCGGTCCTCCACATCGATACCCCTGCCGAGGCGCGTCAGCGGCGGATGGCATTGTTCGCGTTGTTCGTGGTTTCGGCGTTCAACTATTTCGATCGTACCATCCTGTCGGTGCTCCAGATCCCGATCAAGACCGAACTCGGGCTATCCGACGGTCAGCTGGGGGCACTCACCGGTTTTACCTTCGCCTTGTTCTACGCCACGCTGTCCCTGCCGATCGCACGGCTTGCCGACCGCTACAACCGGCGTATCATCGTCGCCATCTCGCTTGCGATATGGAGCGCGATGACGGCCTTGTGCGGGTTCGCGACCGGCTTCGCCTCGCTCGCCTTCTTCCGCATCGGCGTCGCGATCGGCGAGGCCGGTAGCGTGCCGGCGAGCGTGTCGCTGATCGCCGATTACTATCCGCCGCACCGCCGGGCGATGGCGGTGTCGGTCTGGGGCCTCGCCCTGCCGGCCGGCCTGCTGATCGGCTACGGCAGCATCGGGGCATTGGCGAATGCGGTCGGCTGGCGGCTCGCCTTCGCGATCGTCGGTGGTATCGGCGTTCTCATCGCGCCGCTGGTGCTGGCGATGGTCGGCAATCCGATCCGCGGACGGCTGGACGGCGCTGGTGCGAAAGCGGCCGCCGTTCCGCCCTTGCCGCTCGGACAGGCCTTGGCGCTGCTCTGGCGCACGCCGGCCTACCGGTGGGTGGCGATCGCGGGCATGTTCCACGGCTTCTCGCAATACGCGATGATGACGTGGAACGCGCCGTTCTTCGTCCGGACGCACCACCTGTCGCTGCGGGACGTGTCGTTTCTGATGGCGCTGCTCAGTGGTGTCGCGGGTGCGATCGGCATGTATGGCAGCGGCTGGCTGACCGACCGGCTTGCGATCCATGATCGTCGCTGGCGCGTGTGGATCATGGGCGCCAGCGTCGCCGCCACGGTGCCGTGCGCGTTGGTCCAATACCTGGCGTCCTCGACGAACGTCTCGATCGTCGCAGCCGGATTTTCCTCGATGCTGATGATCGCTTATTACGGTCCGATCGTCGCCGCGACACAATCTGCGGTGCCGCCGACGATGCGGGCGTTCGGCAACGCCATGCTGCTGCTGACCTTCAACCTGTTCGGCCTGGGTCTCGGGCCACTGGCGGCAGGTGCGCTCAGCGACTGGCTCAACCCGACGTTCGGCGACGACGCGCTGCGCTATGCGCTGGTGCTGGTGCTTGCGCCCTCGGTGCTGGCCGCCGGACTGTTCTTCTACGCCGGCCGCTATTGGCAGAATGAAACCGTCGCGGACAAGGAGCCCCTCCATGCGTGA
- a CDS encoding SDR family NAD(P)-dependent oxidoreductase, protein MRELSGKCAVVTGAGSGIGAALVRRLAAEGMNIVLADVAADDAGAVAEEIGAARSMVVRCDVSDAGAVEAMAVAAEARFGPVALLCNNAGIVPGGRHRKVWEYSLNDWQWSLGVNLYGVINGIRSFVPRMIAHGTPAHVLNTASVAGFVSGSGSACYGASKHAVVRVTEALLAGLQEADAPIGVTLLAPGLVATRIYEAERLRPDHLSDAGGSPRESAELEAMRDDLYRGATTAGQTADLAIDAVIDGRFYVFTTAAFDAAIRQRCADIVDRADPRFESIVAMSRKDSGLDPAATSS, encoded by the coding sequence ATGCGTGAACTTTCCGGAAAATGCGCAGTCGTGACCGGCGCAGGCAGCGGCATCGGTGCCGCGCTGGTCCGGCGGCTGGCGGCCGAGGGCATGAACATCGTCCTTGCCGACGTGGCGGCAGACGACGCCGGGGCGGTCGCGGAGGAGATTGGCGCGGCGCGCAGCATGGTGGTCCGATGCGACGTATCCGATGCAGGGGCGGTCGAGGCGATGGCGGTGGCCGCGGAGGCACGGTTCGGACCTGTGGCGTTGCTGTGCAACAATGCCGGGATCGTGCCCGGCGGCCGCCATCGCAAGGTCTGGGAATACAGCCTCAACGACTGGCAGTGGTCGCTCGGGGTCAACCTGTACGGGGTCATCAACGGCATCCGCAGCTTCGTCCCCCGGATGATCGCGCATGGCACGCCGGCGCATGTCCTCAACACCGCTTCGGTGGCCGGGTTCGTCAGCGGATCGGGGTCGGCCTGCTACGGGGCATCGAAGCATGCGGTGGTGCGGGTGACCGAGGCGCTGCTCGCCGGATTGCAGGAGGCGGACGCACCGATCGGCGTCACCTTGCTCGCGCCCGGATTGGTGGCCACGCGCATCTACGAGGCGGAACGCCTGCGTCCGGATCATCTTTCGGACGCCGGCGGCAGTCCACGCGAGTCCGCTGAACTCGAAGCGATGCGCGACGATTTGTACCGTGGCGCGACCACCGCCGGGCAAACCGCCGACCTTGCGATCGATGCGGTCATCGATGGGCGCTTCTACGTCTTCACGACCGCGGCATTCGATGCGGCGATCCGGCAACGCTGTGCCGACATCGTCGATCGGGCCGATCCGCGGTTCGAGAGCATCGTGGCGATGAGCCGCAAGGATTCCGGTCTGGACCCGGCCGCAACGTCGTCGTGA
- a CDS encoding SDR family oxidoreductase, producing the protein MNGILSGRCAVVTGAASGIGRATAELFAAEGARIVLVDRDADAARAVAGGLAGRDHSVVVMDVADEAGWRALAASLDAGCDILVNNAGVAALDPIAATSLARWRATMAVNLDSVFLGTRALLPILARSGRGAIVNVASIRGIIGGVNATAYCASKGAVRLFTKAVALECAEQGNGVRVNSVHPGLIDTPLAAAALTDRETAAGRMAALPMARAGRPAEIAAAILFAASDAARYMTGAEIVIDGGTIAQ; encoded by the coding sequence GTGAACGGCATACTGTCGGGACGTTGCGCGGTCGTCACCGGCGCGGCCTCCGGCATCGGCCGCGCCACCGCCGAACTGTTCGCCGCGGAAGGCGCGCGGATCGTTCTGGTCGACCGCGATGCGGATGCCGCGCGCGCCGTCGCCGGGGGACTGGCCGGCCGCGATCACAGCGTCGTGGTGATGGATGTCGCCGACGAAGCCGGCTGGCGAGCGCTCGCCGCATCGCTCGATGCAGGGTGCGACATCCTGGTCAACAATGCCGGCGTCGCCGCGCTCGACCCGATCGCCGCCACCAGCCTTGCGCGCTGGCGTGCGACGATGGCGGTGAACCTCGACTCGGTCTTCCTCGGCACCCGCGCGCTGCTGCCGATCCTGGCTCGGTCGGGGCGCGGGGCCATCGTCAACGTGGCGTCGATCCGGGGCATCATCGGCGGGGTCAATGCGACCGCCTATTGCGCGTCGAAGGGGGCGGTGAGGCTCTTTACAAAGGCCGTCGCCCTGGAATGCGCCGAACAGGGCAATGGCGTGCGCGTCAATTCGGTCCATCCCGGCCTGATCGACACGCCGCTGGCCGCCGCTGCATTGACCGACCGCGAAACAGCCGCCGGCCGCATGGCCGCGCTACCGATGGCGCGCGCGGGCCGTCCCGCCGAAATCGCGGCCGCCATCCTGTTCGCGGCCAGCGACGCCGCGCGATACATGACGGGAGCGGAGATCGTCATCGACGGCGGCACGATCGCGCAATAG